The Ramlibacter algicola genome segment CCTTGTTGCGCTCGTCCGCTGCGCGGCGTTCCTCCGGCGTGGACGCTGCCAGCTCGGTGCGGGCGACCTGCGACAGCAGCGCGCACGTCTCGCGCGTCAGGCCGGCGGCGCGGACGACCGGCTCCCACTCCGGCCCCCGCACGGCCGCGAGCTCGTCCTGGATGGACGCGCAACCGGGCAGGAGGTCCCGTTCCAGGAAGGCTCGAGCCTCCGGGTCGCTGCCGTCACGGCCGCTGGAACGCGCGGCGCCGGCCACGAGGCGCTGGAACTCGGGCTTCACCTTGCGCAGGACCGCCACTGTCTCGAACAGCGGGCCATGCCAGGTGTGCGGAAGCGGCGTCGCGAGCGTGCCGACCCCCACCGCCACCAGCGCCAGCATCGCGCCGAGCGCGGCCTGCGCGTTGCGTTGCGGGGCGCGTTGCTGGTCGAACACCGGGACCAGCAGCAAGCCAAGTGCGATGCCGGCCAGCAGCCCGCCGACGTGCGCCGCGTTGTCGACGCGCGTGCTGGCCAATCCCTGCACCAGTGCATAGAGCATGAAGACGCCCGGGCCGGACCAGAGCTTCTTGGTGTGCGGCATCGGCAACTTTTCGCGATGGCGCCAGCCGCAAGCGACCAGCGCGCCCAGCACGCCGAACACCGCACCCGACGCACCGACAGACACCGATCGCTGCGCCGCGAAATGCAGGCTGGCCGCGCTGCCGCACAGTGCGGTCGCCAGGTACACCAGCAGGAAGGGGCCGTTGCCCAGCATGCGCGCCAGCTGCCGCCCGGGGTACCACAAGCCGGCCATGTTGAGCGCCAGGTGCACCACGCCGGCGTGCAGGACCGTCGCCGTCAGCAGACGCCAGGTCTCCCCATCCAGCACCACGGCCGAGGCCGAGTTTCCGCCCCACCGGAACAGGACGTCCGTCGCCGGCTGCATCAGGGGCACGCCCGCGAGCACCTGCACCAGCCACACGCCGACGTTCAGCGCCACGACCGCCTGCAGCGCCCAGGCGCGCGGCGTCATGGCGTCGAGCTTGCCGTCGAAGTCCGCGACCTCGCGCAGGTCGCGGGCGGTGCGCGTCTCGCCGCGGCCGAGGGCGATGCGCTTCGCATTGACGCGCCCGAGCACCGTCGTGAAGGCGGCGAGGCGCTCGCTGCGCGGCAGCTGCCGGAGCGGGATGAACTGCCGCGTCTTGCGGTGCTCCGCCGAGCGCGGAAGGTGCACGACGAGCCGCATGCTGCGCTCGTCGTACTCGACGTCGTCGATCTCTTCCCAGCGCAGCGGGCGCGCAAGCCCGCGCGCCTTCAACCCCGCGTCACTGAGTTTCAGGATCGGACGCTGGTCAAGGTAGCGGCGCACCAGCGCAAAGGCGACGCCGCCAAAGAGCAGCAGCGCGGGCAGGCCGAAAATCCAGATCAAGCTGGAACGCTGCGCGGCGAGGCCGCGCGAGACCGCCAGGGCGAACAGGCCGGCGCCCACCAGCCCGCACACCCCTGCTGCGATGGCGTCCGAGCGCCCGCGCTGCGCGGCGAACACCAGCCGTCCCGATCCGCCGCCCTCGTCGGGTGCCGTGCGTTCCAGAGCCATCCCCCGCTCCCCTTCGTTCTTGCTGCGGCCAATCTAGGCGGCGGCACGAACGAAGCCCGGGCGAAGGGTCATCGCGTGGTGACGAAACGTTGCATGCGTCGCGGCGCCGCGACGCGCGCGTGCCGCACTAGTCGGCGAACAGTCCGCCTTCGCTGCGCGGCGGCGTGACGCCCAGGTGCCGGTAGGCCGCCGCCGTGGCGATGCGGCCGCGCGGCGTGCGCTGAAGGTAGCCCTGCTGGATCAGGTAGGGCTCGATCACGTCCTCGATCGTGTCGCGCTCCTCGCCGATCGAAGCGGCGATGTTGTCCAGCCCCACCGGCCCGCCGTCGAAGCGGTGCACGACCGCTTCCAGCAGCTTGCGGTCCATGACGTCGAAGCCCTGCGGGTCGACGTCGAGCATCGCCAGCGCCTTGTGCGCGATGTCCTCGGTGATGCGCCCGCTGCCCTTCACGTCCGCGTAGTCGCGCACGCGGCGCAGCAGGCGGTTGGCGATGCGGGGCGTGCCGCGCGAGCGGCGCGCGATCTCGGACGAGCCCTCGGGATCGATCGGCGCTGCGAGCAGCGCCGCGCTGCGCGTGACGATGCGCGTGAGTTCGTCGGCCGTGTAGAACTCCAGCCGCGCGACGATGCCGAAGCGGTCGCGCAGCGGGTTGGTCAGCATGCCGGCGCGCGTGGTCGCACCCACCAGCGTGAACGGCTGCAGGTCCAGCTTGATCGAGCGTGCCGCGGGACCCTCGCCGATCATGATGTCGATCTGGTAGTCCTCCAGCGCCGGGTAGAGGATCTCCTCGACCACCGGCGACAGGCGGTGGATCTCGTCGATGAACAGGACGTCGTTCTTCTCGAGATTCGTCAGCAGCGCCGCCAGGTCCTTGGGCTTCTCCAGCACCGGCCCCGAGGTCTGGCGCAGGTTCACGCCGAGCTCGTGGGCGATGATGTGCGACAGGGTCGTCTTGCCCAGGCCGGGCGGCCCGAACAGCAGCACGTGGTCGAGCGCCTCGCCGCGCTTCTTCGCCGCGCCGATGAAGATCTCCAGCTGCTCGCGCGTGCGCGCCTGGCCGACGTACTCGGCCAGCAGCTTGGGGCGCAACGCGCGCTCGATCGCCTCTTCGTTCGGCGACGCCGGCGCGGCCGACACCACGCGCTGCGGCGGCGGCACGGGCGCGAAGTCGTCGGTCTTGATCGTCATGCGCCGCTCACTTGGCCAGCGCCTTCAGCGCCAGCTTGATGCCTTCGCCGACGCCCACGTCCTTGGGCAGCGCCTTGAGCGCGGCCTGCGCTTCCTTGTCGCTGTAGCCCAGCGCCACCAGCGCCTGCAGGATGTCGGCCTGCGCGTCGGTCGCGGGTCCCGCGCCCGGTTGCATGCCCAGGTCGGCGCCGATCTTTCCCTTCAGTTCCAGCAGCAGGCGCTCGGCGGTCTTCTTGCCGATCCCGGGCACTTTCACGAGCCGGCTCGCGTCCTGCGCGGTCACCGCCTGCCCGATCTCCGCCACCGACATGCCACTGAGCACCGACAGCGCGGTGCGCGGGCCGACGCCCGAGATGCGGATCAACTGGCGGAACGCCTCGCGCTCGGCCGCGGTGGCGAAGCCGTAGAGGATCTGCGCGTCCTCGCGGACCACGAAGTGGGTGAGCAGCGAGACCTTCTCGCCCACGTT includes the following:
- the ruvB gene encoding Holliday junction branch migration DNA helicase RuvB; translated protein: MTIKTDDFAPVPPPQRVVSAAPASPNEEAIERALRPKLLAEYVGQARTREQLEIFIGAAKKRGEALDHVLLFGPPGLGKTTLSHIIAHELGVNLRQTSGPVLEKPKDLAALLTNLEKNDVLFIDEIHRLSPVVEEILYPALEDYQIDIMIGEGPAARSIKLDLQPFTLVGATTRAGMLTNPLRDRFGIVARLEFYTADELTRIVTRSAALLAAPIDPEGSSEIARRSRGTPRIANRLLRRVRDYADVKGSGRITEDIAHKALAMLDVDPQGFDVMDRKLLEAVVHRFDGGPVGLDNIAASIGEERDTIEDVIEPYLIQQGYLQRTPRGRIATAAAYRHLGVTPPRSEGGLFAD
- the ruvA gene encoding Holliday junction branch migration protein RuvA encodes the protein MIGRLQGTLADKNPPQLLVDCHGVGYEVDVPMSTFYNLPNVGEKVSLLTHFVVREDAQILYGFATAAEREAFRQLIRISGVGPRTALSVLSGMSVAEIGQAVTAQDASRLVKVPGIGKKTAERLLLELKGKIGADLGMQPGAGPATDAQADILQALVALGYSDKEAQAALKALPKDVGVGEGIKLALKALAK
- a CDS encoding rhomboid family protein; this translates as MALERTAPDEGGGSGRLVFAAQRGRSDAIAAGVCGLVGAGLFALAVSRGLAAQRSSLIWIFGLPALLLFGGVAFALVRRYLDQRPILKLSDAGLKARGLARPLRWEEIDDVEYDERSMRLVVHLPRSAEHRKTRQFIPLRQLPRSERLAAFTTVLGRVNAKRIALGRGETRTARDLREVADFDGKLDAMTPRAWALQAVVALNVGVWLVQVLAGVPLMQPATDVLFRWGGNSASAVVLDGETWRLLTATVLHAGVVHLALNMAGLWYPGRQLARMLGNGPFLLVYLATALCGSAASLHFAAQRSVSVGASGAVFGVLGALVACGWRHREKLPMPHTKKLWSGPGVFMLYALVQGLASTRVDNAAHVGGLLAGIALGLLLVPVFDQQRAPQRNAQAALGAMLALVAVGVGTLATPLPHTWHGPLFETVAVLRKVKPEFQRLVAGAARSSGRDGSDPEARAFLERDLLPGCASIQDELAAVRGPEWEPVVRAAGLTRETCALLSQVARTELAASTPEERRAADERNKVLVLRLRAVAQELKQLEEPPRRKGAR